A window from Populus trichocarpa isolate Nisqually-1 chromosome 3, P.trichocarpa_v4.1, whole genome shotgun sequence encodes these proteins:
- the LOC7478274 gene encoding uncharacterized protein LOC7478274, producing MSTLKITSMLSKFLTARGKTTSIGRPSHRVFVTATSRPLQDKKDKQTAEACQSVTEAAESVKDGARSVKKAAETVTNMSKEVTKKVSDTAEAITDKAASIIKEKVVGK from the exons ATGTCAACCCTGAAAATTACTTCGATGCTTTCCAAATTCCTTACTGCCAGAGGGAAAACGACAAGCATTGGGAGGCCGAGCCATCGTGTTTTTGTCACTGCCACTTCTAGACCACTGCAA GACAAAAAGGATAAACAGACAGCAGAGGCATGTCAGAGTGTAACAGAGGCAGCAGAATCAGTTAAAGATGGTGCAAGATCAGTGAAGAAAGCTGCTGAAACT GTGACAAATATGAGTAAGGAGGTGACAAAAAAAGTATCTGACACTGCAGAAGCCATCACAGACAAGGCTGCTTCAATTATCAAGGAAAAAGTAGTTGGCAAGTAG
- the LOC7481245 gene encoding LRR receptor-like serine/threonine-protein kinase RGI1 isoform X2: MFQRAQREREREVEVAKPKDANPRRKFWKLRQMSIPSSRQNLLFSSPPPPPTSLSFFILNTLLSALLFASAAAIPNHEASILFSWLHSSPSIPSSLSNWNNLDSTPCKWTSITCSPQGFVTEINIQSVPLQIPFSLNLSSFHFLSKLVISDANITGTIPVDIGDCLSLKFIDLSSNSLVGTIPASIGKLQNLENLILNSNQLTGKIPVELCSCFRLKNLLLFDNRLAGYIPPELGKLSSLQVLRAGGNKDIIGKVPDELADCSKLTVLGLADTRISGSLPVSLGKLSKLQTLSIYTTMLSGEIPPDLGRLFQLEEFMISDNNVSGSIPSDLSNATNLLQLQLDTNQISGLIPPELGMLSKLTVFFAWQNQLEGSIPSSLASCSSLQALDLSHNSLTGSIPPGLFQLQNLTKLLMISNDISGALPPEIGNCSSLVRLRLGNNRIAGTIPKEIGGLGILNFLDLSSNRLSGPVPDEIGSCTELQMIDLSNNILQGPLPNSLSSLTGLQVLDVSANQFTGQIPASFGRLTSLNKLMLSRNSFSGSIPLSLGLSSSLQLLDLSSNGLTGSIPMELGQIETLEIALNLSCNRLTGPIPPQISSLTMLSILDLSHNKLEGHLSPLAELDNLVSLNISYNAFIGYLPDNKLFRQLSPTDLVGNQGLCSSIRDSCFLKDADRTGLPRNENDTRQSRKLKLALALLITLTVAMVIMGAIAIMRARRTIRDDDDSELGDSWPWQFTPFQKLNFSVDQVLRCLVDTNVIGKGCSGVVYRADMDNGEVIAVKKLWPNTMAASNGCNDEKCSVRDSFSTEVKTLGSIRHKNIVRFLGCCWNRNTRLLMYDYMPNGSLGSLLHEKTGNALEWELRYQILLGAAQGLAYLHHDCVPPIVHRDIKANNILIGLEFEPYIADFGLAKLVDDGDFARSSNTVAGSYGYIAPEYGYMMKITEKSDVYSYGVVVLEVLTGKQPIDPTIPDGLHVVDWVRQKRGGIEVLDPSLLPRPASEIEEMMQALGIALLCVNSSPDERPNMKDVAAMLKEIKHEREEYAKVDVLLKGSPATDNQENKKSSGVVPATSSSKPVTQSLYPKSKNSSFSVSSLLYSSSSNSKTGFK, encoded by the exons ATGTTTCAGCGCgcccagagagagagagagagagaagtagaAGTAGCAAAACCCAAAGATGCAAACCCGAGGAGAAAGTTTTGGAAATTGAGGCAAATGTCGATACCCAGCTCGAGGCAAAAcctcctcttctcttctcctcctcctcctcctacttCATTATCTTTCTTTATCCTTAACACTCTTCTCTCAGCTCTTCTTTTCGCTTCTGCTGCTGCAATACCAAATCATGAAGCCTCTATTCTCTTTTCTTGGCTACATTCCTCTCCTTCAATACCTTCTTCTTTATCTAATTGGAACAATCTTGATTCCACACCGTGCAAGTGGACCTCCATAACTTGCTCTCCACAAGGTTTTGTCACTGAGATAAACATTCAGTCAGTTCCTCTTCAGATTCCTTTCTCATTGAACCTCTCTTCATTTCACTTTCTTAGTAAACTTGTCATTTCTGATGCTAATATCACTGGAACTATCCCAGTTGATATTGGTGACTGTCTCTCACTCAAGTTTATTGACCTTAGCTCTAATAGTCTTGTTGGAACCATACCTGCTAGTATTGGCAAGCTTCAAAATCTTGAGAACTTGATTTTGAACTCAAATCAGTTAACTGGAAAAATCCCAGTTGAGCTATGCAGCTGCTTTCGACTCAAGAATCTGCTTCTTTTCGATAACCGTCTTGCTGGATATATTCCACCTGAGCTAGGCAAGCTGTCCAGTCTTCAAGTCCTTAGAGCTGGAGGCAACAAAGACATCATCGGAAAAGTTCCTGATGAGCTTGCAGATTGCAGCAAATTGACTGTTTTGGGACTGGCTGATACAAGAATTTCAGGTTCTTTGCCTGTTTCATTGGGAAAGCTAAGCAAACTGCAAACACTGTCCATTTATACGACAATGCTTTCCGGTGAGATTCCTCCTGATTTAG GACGCCTTTTTCAGCTTGAAGAGTTTATGATTAGTGATAACAACGTGTCTGGTTCAATACCATCCGATCTTTCAAATGCTACCAACCTTTTGCAACTGCAACTTGACACAAATCAGATCTCAGGTTTGATCCCACCTGAACTTGGAATGTTGTCGAAGCTCACCGTGTTCTTTGCCTGGCAAAACCAGCTTGAAGGAAGCATTCCTTCAAGTTTGGCTAGTTGCAGTAGCCTCCAAGCACTAGACTTGTCCCACAATTCACTCACCGGTAGCATTCCTCCTGGCCTGTTTCAACTTCAAAACCTCACAAAACTTCTCATGATATCCAATGACATTTCTGGTGCTTTACCACCAGAAATTGGTAACTGTAGCTCTCTAGTGCGTTTAAGGCTTGGTAACAACAGGATTGCTggtaccattcctaaagaaatCGGAGGTCTTGGGATCTTGAACTTTCTTGATCTCTCCAGCAATCGCCTTTCTGGGCCAGTGCCTGATGAGATTGGAAGCTGCACAGAACTGCAAATGATAGACCTTAGCAACAACATCTTACAGGGTCCTCTGCCCAATTCATTGTCTTCTCTAACCGGCCTCCAGGTCCTGGATGTTTCAGCTAATCAATTTACTGGTCAGATACCAGCAAGTTTTGGTCGTCTCACATCACTGAACAAGCTCATGTTGAGTAGGAACTCATTCTCTGGATCAATACCTTTGTCTCTTGGCCTATCATCTAGTCTTCAATTGCTTGATCTCAGCAGCAATGGGCTCACTGGCAGCATCCCAATGGAACTGGGTCAAATTGAAACTCTTGAAATTGCCCTCAATCTCAGCTGCAATCGACTTACAGGACCAATCCCACCTCAGATATCTTCGCTGACTATGCTGTCAATATTGGACCTTTCGCATAATAAGCTTGAGGGACATTTAAGTCCACTTGCAGAGCTTGACAACCTTGTTTCTCTCAACATATCTTACAATGCCTTCATCGGTTATCTCCCTGATAATAAGCTGTTTAGACAGTTATCGCCGACAGACTTGGTAGGTAACCAAGGATTATGTTCTTCAATCCGGGACTCGTGTTTCTTGAAGGATGCTGACAGGACAGGGCTACCAAGAAATGAGAATGACACAAGGCAATCACGAAAGCTTAAGCTAGCTCTTGCTTTGTTGATCACATTGACTGTAGCAATGGTGATTATGGGAGCAATTGCAATTATGCGGGCACGAAGAACAATcagagatgatgatgattctGAGTTGGGCGATTCATGGCCCTGGCAATTCACTCCATTCCAGAAATTGAATTTCTCGGTCGATCAAGTACTGAGATGCCTGGTGGATACCAACGTAATTGGGAAAGGATGTTCCGGGGTTGTTTATCGTGCTGATATGGACAACGGTGAAGTAATTGCAGTGAAGAAACTTTGGCCAAATACAATGGCTGCATCCAACGGATGCAATGATGAAAAATGTAGTGTCCGTGATTCCTTCTCGACAGAGGTGAAAACACTTGGTTCCATCAGGCACAAGAACATTGTTAGGTTCTTGGGTTGTTGTTGGAATCGAAATACAAGATTGCTTATGTATGATTATATGCCTAATGGAAGCTTGGGTAGTCTCCTCCATGAAAAAACAGGAAATGCATTGGAATGGGAACTTAGATACCAAATTTTGCTGGGAGCAGCTCAAGGTCTTGCTTATTTGCATCATGATTGTGTCCCTCCAATTGTTCATAGGGATATCAAGGCTAATAACATCCTCATTGGCCTTGAATTTGAGCCTTACATTGCTGATTTTGGCCTTGCCAAGCTTGTTGATGATGGTGACTTTGCCCGGTCATCCAATACAGTTGCTGGATCTTACGGATACATTGCTCCTG AATATGGATACATGATGAAGATCACAGAAAAGAGTGATGTTTATAGCTATGGTGTGGTGGTATTAGAAGTCTTGACAGGCAAGCAACCGATTGATCCAACAATACCAGATGGACTACATGTGGTGGATTGGGTGAGACAGAAGAGGGGAGGAATTGAAGTGTTAGATCCAAGCCTACTCCCTCGACCGGCgtcagaaattgaagaaatgatgcAAGCATTAGGCATCGCCTTGCTGTGTGTAAATTCATCCCCTGATGAAAGGCCAAATATGAAAGACGTGGCTGCAATGCTTAAGGAGATCAAACATGAAAGAGAGGAGTATGCAAAGGTTGACGTGCTCCTTAAGGGATCACCGGCAACtgataatcaagaaaataagaaatcgAGTGGAGTAGTTCcagcaacatcatcatcaaagcCAGTAACGCAAAGTCTGTATCCAAAGAGCAAAAACTCAAGTTTCTCTGTTTCCTCGTTACTATACTCATCGTCTTCTAACTCCAAAACAGGTTTCAAGTGA
- the LOC7481245 gene encoding LRR receptor-like serine/threonine-protein kinase RGI1 isoform X1, translating to MFQRAQREREREVEVAKPKDANPRRKFWKLRQMSIPSSRQNLLFSSPPPPPTSLSFFILNTLLSALLFASAAAIPNHEASILFSWLHSSPSIPSSLSNWNNLDSTPCKWTSITCSPQGFVTEINIQSVPLQIPFSLNLSSFHFLSKLVISDANITGTIPVDIGDCLSLKFIDLSSNSLVGTIPASIGKLQNLENLILNSNQLTGKIPVELCSCFRLKNLLLFDNRLAGYIPPELGKLSSLQVLRAGGNKDIIGKVPDELADCSKLTVLGLADTRISGSLPVSLGKLSKLQTLSIYTTMLSGEIPPDLGNCSELVNLFLYENSLSGSIPPEIGKLHKLEQLLLWQNSLIGAIPEEIGNCTSLKMIDLSLNSLSGTIPISIGRLFQLEEFMISDNNVSGSIPSDLSNATNLLQLQLDTNQISGLIPPELGMLSKLTVFFAWQNQLEGSIPSSLASCSSLQALDLSHNSLTGSIPPGLFQLQNLTKLLMISNDISGALPPEIGNCSSLVRLRLGNNRIAGTIPKEIGGLGILNFLDLSSNRLSGPVPDEIGSCTELQMIDLSNNILQGPLPNSLSSLTGLQVLDVSANQFTGQIPASFGRLTSLNKLMLSRNSFSGSIPLSLGLSSSLQLLDLSSNGLTGSIPMELGQIETLEIALNLSCNRLTGPIPPQISSLTMLSILDLSHNKLEGHLSPLAELDNLVSLNISYNAFIGYLPDNKLFRQLSPTDLVGNQGLCSSIRDSCFLKDADRTGLPRNENDTRQSRKLKLALALLITLTVAMVIMGAIAIMRARRTIRDDDDSELGDSWPWQFTPFQKLNFSVDQVLRCLVDTNVIGKGCSGVVYRADMDNGEVIAVKKLWPNTMAASNGCNDEKCSVRDSFSTEVKTLGSIRHKNIVRFLGCCWNRNTRLLMYDYMPNGSLGSLLHEKTGNALEWELRYQILLGAAQGLAYLHHDCVPPIVHRDIKANNILIGLEFEPYIADFGLAKLVDDGDFARSSNTVAGSYGYIAPEYGYMMKITEKSDVYSYGVVVLEVLTGKQPIDPTIPDGLHVVDWVRQKRGGIEVLDPSLLPRPASEIEEMMQALGIALLCVNSSPDERPNMKDVAAMLKEIKHEREEYAKVDVLLKGSPATDNQENKKSSGVVPATSSSKPVTQSLYPKSKNSSFSVSSLLYSSSSNSKTGFK from the exons ATGTTTCAGCGCgcccagagagagagagagagagaagtagaAGTAGCAAAACCCAAAGATGCAAACCCGAGGAGAAAGTTTTGGAAATTGAGGCAAATGTCGATACCCAGCTCGAGGCAAAAcctcctcttctcttctcctcctcctcctcctacttCATTATCTTTCTTTATCCTTAACACTCTTCTCTCAGCTCTTCTTTTCGCTTCTGCTGCTGCAATACCAAATCATGAAGCCTCTATTCTCTTTTCTTGGCTACATTCCTCTCCTTCAATACCTTCTTCTTTATCTAATTGGAACAATCTTGATTCCACACCGTGCAAGTGGACCTCCATAACTTGCTCTCCACAAGGTTTTGTCACTGAGATAAACATTCAGTCAGTTCCTCTTCAGATTCCTTTCTCATTGAACCTCTCTTCATTTCACTTTCTTAGTAAACTTGTCATTTCTGATGCTAATATCACTGGAACTATCCCAGTTGATATTGGTGACTGTCTCTCACTCAAGTTTATTGACCTTAGCTCTAATAGTCTTGTTGGAACCATACCTGCTAGTATTGGCAAGCTTCAAAATCTTGAGAACTTGATTTTGAACTCAAATCAGTTAACTGGAAAAATCCCAGTTGAGCTATGCAGCTGCTTTCGACTCAAGAATCTGCTTCTTTTCGATAACCGTCTTGCTGGATATATTCCACCTGAGCTAGGCAAGCTGTCCAGTCTTCAAGTCCTTAGAGCTGGAGGCAACAAAGACATCATCGGAAAAGTTCCTGATGAGCTTGCAGATTGCAGCAAATTGACTGTTTTGGGACTGGCTGATACAAGAATTTCAGGTTCTTTGCCTGTTTCATTGGGAAAGCTAAGCAAACTGCAAACACTGTCCATTTATACGACAATGCTTTCCGGTGAGATTCCTCCTGATTTAGGTAACTGCTCTGAGCTTGTAAACTTGTTTCTTTACGAAAATAGTCTCTCTGGATCCATTCCTCCTGAGATTGGTAAACTTCATAAGCTTGAACAACTGTTGTTGTGGCAAAATAGTCTTATTGGAGCTATCCCCGAAGAGATTGGTAACTGTACTAGcttgaaaatgattgatcttTCTTTGAATTCTCTTTCCGGGACTATACCTATTTCCATAGGACGCCTTTTTCAGCTTGAAGAGTTTATGATTAGTGATAACAACGTGTCTGGTTCAATACCATCCGATCTTTCAAATGCTACCAACCTTTTGCAACTGCAACTTGACACAAATCAGATCTCAGGTTTGATCCCACCTGAACTTGGAATGTTGTCGAAGCTCACCGTGTTCTTTGCCTGGCAAAACCAGCTTGAAGGAAGCATTCCTTCAAGTTTGGCTAGTTGCAGTAGCCTCCAAGCACTAGACTTGTCCCACAATTCACTCACCGGTAGCATTCCTCCTGGCCTGTTTCAACTTCAAAACCTCACAAAACTTCTCATGATATCCAATGACATTTCTGGTGCTTTACCACCAGAAATTGGTAACTGTAGCTCTCTAGTGCGTTTAAGGCTTGGTAACAACAGGATTGCTggtaccattcctaaagaaatCGGAGGTCTTGGGATCTTGAACTTTCTTGATCTCTCCAGCAATCGCCTTTCTGGGCCAGTGCCTGATGAGATTGGAAGCTGCACAGAACTGCAAATGATAGACCTTAGCAACAACATCTTACAGGGTCCTCTGCCCAATTCATTGTCTTCTCTAACCGGCCTCCAGGTCCTGGATGTTTCAGCTAATCAATTTACTGGTCAGATACCAGCAAGTTTTGGTCGTCTCACATCACTGAACAAGCTCATGTTGAGTAGGAACTCATTCTCTGGATCAATACCTTTGTCTCTTGGCCTATCATCTAGTCTTCAATTGCTTGATCTCAGCAGCAATGGGCTCACTGGCAGCATCCCAATGGAACTGGGTCAAATTGAAACTCTTGAAATTGCCCTCAATCTCAGCTGCAATCGACTTACAGGACCAATCCCACCTCAGATATCTTCGCTGACTATGCTGTCAATATTGGACCTTTCGCATAATAAGCTTGAGGGACATTTAAGTCCACTTGCAGAGCTTGACAACCTTGTTTCTCTCAACATATCTTACAATGCCTTCATCGGTTATCTCCCTGATAATAAGCTGTTTAGACAGTTATCGCCGACAGACTTGGTAGGTAACCAAGGATTATGTTCTTCAATCCGGGACTCGTGTTTCTTGAAGGATGCTGACAGGACAGGGCTACCAAGAAATGAGAATGACACAAGGCAATCACGAAAGCTTAAGCTAGCTCTTGCTTTGTTGATCACATTGACTGTAGCAATGGTGATTATGGGAGCAATTGCAATTATGCGGGCACGAAGAACAATcagagatgatgatgattctGAGTTGGGCGATTCATGGCCCTGGCAATTCACTCCATTCCAGAAATTGAATTTCTCGGTCGATCAAGTACTGAGATGCCTGGTGGATACCAACGTAATTGGGAAAGGATGTTCCGGGGTTGTTTATCGTGCTGATATGGACAACGGTGAAGTAATTGCAGTGAAGAAACTTTGGCCAAATACAATGGCTGCATCCAACGGATGCAATGATGAAAAATGTAGTGTCCGTGATTCCTTCTCGACAGAGGTGAAAACACTTGGTTCCATCAGGCACAAGAACATTGTTAGGTTCTTGGGTTGTTGTTGGAATCGAAATACAAGATTGCTTATGTATGATTATATGCCTAATGGAAGCTTGGGTAGTCTCCTCCATGAAAAAACAGGAAATGCATTGGAATGGGAACTTAGATACCAAATTTTGCTGGGAGCAGCTCAAGGTCTTGCTTATTTGCATCATGATTGTGTCCCTCCAATTGTTCATAGGGATATCAAGGCTAATAACATCCTCATTGGCCTTGAATTTGAGCCTTACATTGCTGATTTTGGCCTTGCCAAGCTTGTTGATGATGGTGACTTTGCCCGGTCATCCAATACAGTTGCTGGATCTTACGGATACATTGCTCCTG AATATGGATACATGATGAAGATCACAGAAAAGAGTGATGTTTATAGCTATGGTGTGGTGGTATTAGAAGTCTTGACAGGCAAGCAACCGATTGATCCAACAATACCAGATGGACTACATGTGGTGGATTGGGTGAGACAGAAGAGGGGAGGAATTGAAGTGTTAGATCCAAGCCTACTCCCTCGACCGGCgtcagaaattgaagaaatgatgcAAGCATTAGGCATCGCCTTGCTGTGTGTAAATTCATCCCCTGATGAAAGGCCAAATATGAAAGACGTGGCTGCAATGCTTAAGGAGATCAAACATGAAAGAGAGGAGTATGCAAAGGTTGACGTGCTCCTTAAGGGATCACCGGCAACtgataatcaagaaaataagaaatcgAGTGGAGTAGTTCcagcaacatcatcatcaaagcCAGTAACGCAAAGTCTGTATCCAAAGAGCAAAAACTCAAGTTTCTCTGTTTCCTCGTTACTATACTCATCGTCTTCTAACTCCAAAACAGGTTTCAAGTGA
- the LOC7478275 gene encoding inosine triphosphate pyrophosphatase, with translation MEMAAAKAASGVVVSRPLTFVTGNAKKLEEVRAILGQTVPFQSLKLDLPELQGEPEEISKEKARLAAVEVKGPVLVEDTCLCFNALKGLPGPYIKWFLQKIGHEGLNNLLMAYEDKSAYALCAYSFALGPDAEPITFLGKTLGKIVAARGPNDFGWDSIFQPDGYEQTYAEMPKDEKNKISHRSRALDLVKSHFAEAGYIFETNDSKKRKKDEE, from the exons ATGGAAATGGCGGCGGCAAAAGCAGCGTCTGGGGTGGTGGTGTCACGGCCGCTGACATTCGTGACCGGAAACGCAAAGAAGCTTGAAGAAGTCCGTGCAATCTTGGGCCAAACCGTTCCTTTCCAATCTCTCAAACTTGACC TACCCGAGCTGCAAGGAGAACCTGAAGAAATCTCTAAAGAGAAAGCTCGTTTAGCTGCCGTAGAG GTGAAAGGGCCTGTTTTGGTGGAGGATACTTGTCTTTGCTTCAATGCCTTGAAGGGTCTTCCAG GGCCATACAT CAAGTGGTTTCTGCAAAAGATTGGTCATGAAG GTCTGAACAACTTGCTGATGGCATATGAGGACAAATCAGCCTATGCTTTATGTGCATATTCTTTTGCTCTTGGGCCTGATGCTGAACCAATTACATTTCTTGGAAAAACTCTG GGGAAGATAGTTGCAGCGAGGGGACCTAATGATTTTGGATGGGATTCAATCTTTCAACCTGATGGCTATGAGCAAAC TTATGCAGAGATGCCAAAGGATGAAAAGAACAAGATTTCTCACCGTTCCAGGGCTCTTGATTTGGTTAAATCCCACTTTGCTGAAGCTGGATACATTTTCGAGACAAATGACTCTAAAAAGA GAAAAAAGGACGAGGAATAG
- the LOC7481246 gene encoding probable pectate lyase 8, whose amino-acid sequence MTMAVPQKWVCVFSAVIVLLFVGVVATSRPDVVGISALTRNVEAEKEQSSSNSTMAARSQEEADAFNEKAVAADPEEVVSMVEMNIRNSTERRRLGYFSCGTGNPIDDCWRCDPNWHKNRKRLADCGIGFGRNAIGGRDGRFYVVTDSSDHDPVNPRPGTLRHAVIQDAPLWIVFKRDMVIQLKQELIMNSFKTIDGRGVNVHIANGGCITIQFVTNVIIHGLHIHDCKPTGNAMVRSSPSHYGWRTMADGDAISIFGSSHIWVDHNSLSNCADGLVDAVMGSTAITVSNNHFTHHNEVMLLGHSDSYTRDKQMQVTIAYNHFGEGLIQRMPRCRHGYFHVVNNDYTHWEMYAIGGSAEPTINSQGNRYNAPANPFAKEVTKRVDTAPGKWKSWNWRSEGDLLANGAYFTPSGAGASASYARASSLGAKSSSMVGAMTANSGVLGCRRGHQC is encoded by the exons ATGACAATGGCGGTGCCTCAGAAATGGGTTTGTGTGTTTTCTGCTGTGATTGTATTGTTGTTCGTTGGTGTCGTGGCTACTTCAAGACCCGATGTTGTTGGGATCTCTGCTCTTACCAG GAATGTAGAAGCAGAGAAGGAACAGAGCTCAAGCAACTCAACAATGGCGGCCAG GTCTCAAGAAGAGGCTGATGCATTTAATGAGAAAGCAGTTGCTGCTGATCCTGAAGAGGTGGTTTCAATGGTTGAGAT GAACATCCGCAACAGTACTGAAAGGAGGAGGTTAGGCTACTTCTCTTGTGGAACAGGCAATCCTATTGATGATTGCTGGCGTTGTGACCCCAACTGGCACAAGAACCGCAAGCGCCTTGCTGACTGTGGCATTGGTTTTGGCAGAAATGCCATCGGTGGCCGTGATGGTCGCTTCTATGTTGTTACTGATTCTAGTGACCATGACCCTGTGAACCCAAGGCCTGGAACTTTGCGCCATGCCGTGATCCAGGACGCTCCTCTATGGATCGTGTTCAAAAGGGACATGGTGATTCAATTGAAGCAGGAACTTATCATGAACAGCTTTAAGACCATAGATGGCCGTGGGGTCAATGTTCACATTGCTAATGGTGGGTGCATCACTATCCAATTTGTTACCAATGTGATCATTCATGGTCTACACATCCATGACTGCAAACCCACTGGCAATGCTATGGTGCGTAGCTCACCATCTCATTACGGATGGAGGACAATGGCTGATGGTGATGCCATCTCTATTTTTGGATCAAGTCACATTTGGGTGGATCACAATTCCCTTTCTAACTGTGCTGATGGCCTGGTTGATGCTGTTATGGGTTCGACTGCCATCACCGTCTCCAACAATCACTTCACCCACCATAATGAG GTAATGCTCCTGGGCCACAGTGACTCTTATACCAGAGACAAGCAAATGCAAGTGACCATTGCGTACAACCATTTTGGAGAGGGACTGATCCAGAGAATGCCAAG GTGTAGACATGGGTACTTCCACGTGGTAAACAATGACTACACTCACTGGGAAATGTATGCCATCGGTGGCAGTGCAGAACCCACCATCAACAGCCAGGGCAACAGATATAATGCTCCAGCCAACCCTTTTGCAAAGGAG GTGACAAAGAGGGTGGATACAGCTCCAGGCAAATGGAAAAGCTGGAATTGGAGGTCAGAAGGAGACCTGTTGGCGAATGGAGCTTACTTCACTCCATCCGGGGCTGGAGCTTCAGCTAGCTATGCTCGCGCTTCAAGCTTGGGTGCCAAGTCTTCTTCCATGGTCGGAGCAATGACTGCTAATTCCGGTGTTCTTGGCTGCCGCAGGGGCCATCAGTGCTAG